Proteins co-encoded in one Christiangramia fulva genomic window:
- a CDS encoding SusE domain-containing protein, with product MKKISIFLLTIIAVIGFSSCTHDDDVVFIAQPDVEGIMFMNNFSENYVLTAATSNNLAERFIWNEVDFGTPTTVTYELQASTSSDFSSFDVIGATGKTNLGVSVSQMMNLAADAGLDNDPSTDAPSSGTLYFRVVGYPGTDANSELAVTSEIQSLKVTLPEAAEEELPKLYVTGNFVSASGYGNDWTPEDGIPIAASAAGKTDYEGFIYMNVDAPEYKFLPTNTGWDGDYGDAGAENGSYTETLLQEGEVNAGTPDGTGGYFLVKADTEALTYSLTETNWGVIGNATPTGWDSDTNMVYDADNHVWTLTLDLTAQSAPDNGIKFRANDAWDLNLGDTDADGTLEFGGDNIGVPEDGNYTITLDLSNPRMYTYTLTKN from the coding sequence ATGAAAAAGATTTCAATTTTCTTACTAACGATAATAGCCGTTATAGGATTTAGTTCCTGTACGCATGATGATGATGTAGTATTCATTGCCCAGCCCGATGTGGAAGGGATTATGTTTATGAATAATTTTTCCGAAAATTATGTGTTAACCGCTGCCACTTCCAATAATCTTGCTGAAAGATTCATTTGGAATGAGGTAGATTTCGGCACACCAACTACGGTAACTTATGAGCTTCAGGCTTCAACCTCATCAGATTTCTCAAGCTTTGATGTCATTGGGGCCACTGGAAAAACTAATCTTGGAGTCTCGGTAAGTCAGATGATGAACCTTGCGGCAGATGCTGGCTTGGACAACGATCCTTCCACAGATGCTCCAAGTTCCGGAACTTTGTATTTCAGAGTTGTTGGATATCCTGGAACCGATGCCAACAGTGAACTTGCTGTGACCTCAGAAATCCAATCCCTAAAGGTTACTCTACCGGAAGCTGCAGAAGAAGAATTGCCAAAATTATACGTCACTGGAAATTTTGTTTCTGCAAGTGGATATGGAAATGACTGGACTCCGGAAGATGGTATCCCTATTGCCGCTTCGGCTGCTGGGAAAACAGATTACGAAGGATTTATTTATATGAACGTGGACGCGCCAGAATATAAATTTCTGCCTACCAATACCGGCTGGGATGGAGATTACGGCGATGCAGGAGCTGAAAATGGATCATATACTGAAACCCTTCTTCAGGAAGGCGAGGTTAATGCGGGAACTCCTGATGGAACAGGCGGATATTTCCTTGTGAAAGCTGATACTGAAGCTCTTACGTATTCACTTACTGAAACCAACTGGGGTGTAATTGGAAATGCCACTCCTACTGGTTGGGATTCCGATACCAATATGGTTTACGATGCCGATAATCATGTTTGGACCCTAACCCTGGACCTAACTGCACAGTCCGCTCCTGATAACGGAATTAAATTCCGTGCCAATGATGCCTGGGATCTCAATCTTGGAGATACTGATGCAGATGGCACTCTGGAATTCGGTGGTGATAATATAGGAGTTCCTGAAGATGGAAACTATACCATTACACTGGATTTAAGCAATCCGAGAATGTACACTTATACTTTGACTAAAAATTAG
- a CDS encoding alpha-amylase, whose amino-acid sequence MKKINIIFVFLLGILLFSCSKDNSNETQNPPGDGSGTQQPQPEPEEPKAIDLSAYDNGNGVMMQAFYWDVEPRFEWWDNLAEKVPGWAEAGINRIWLPPASKGQSGGYSMGYDPSDYYDFGNYFQHETTETRFGSREELENLIQTAHNNDIEVIADIVINHNSGGGLEYNPYRGYETYTLFDEEHGNASGMFNRNYEDFYPNSVSQYDPGSLFYAETNLDHHREHVQDWLWKKDNSVAKYYKNVMGFDGWRFDYVLGYEPWVVKDWLDEVGGFSVAELWDGNANILANYVEETGSRVFDFAEFYRLEEGLDRNHDLNSFKGGALWKTYPEKAVTFTANHDTEKDPNQDNFISAENKMKAYAFILTHPGYPTIFYSDYENTSFQDEIKNLIKIHNSIATGSLEVLYVDDDEYVMKRNGTGTNPGLILYISISNSTKRRSVSSNWKNVTLMDYSDHSTYHPTSDENGAVTIEAPANGYTIWSITE is encoded by the coding sequence ATGAAAAAAATTAATATCATCTTCGTCTTTTTGCTAGGGATCCTTTTATTTTCCTGTTCGAAAGACAACAGCAACGAAACCCAAAATCCGCCCGGGGATGGTTCAGGCACCCAGCAGCCACAACCCGAACCTGAAGAACCGAAGGCCATAGATCTTTCCGCATACGATAATGGGAATGGTGTTATGATGCAGGCATTTTACTGGGATGTTGAACCACGTTTTGAATGGTGGGATAACCTGGCCGAAAAAGTTCCCGGCTGGGCGGAGGCAGGAATTAACCGTATCTGGTTACCACCGGCTTCTAAAGGCCAGTCAGGCGGTTATTCGATGGGTTATGATCCTTCTGATTATTATGATTTTGGCAACTATTTTCAACACGAAACCACTGAAACACGTTTCGGATCCCGCGAAGAGCTGGAGAATCTTATTCAAACTGCTCATAATAATGATATAGAAGTGATTGCCGATATCGTGATCAACCACAACTCTGGTGGAGGCCTGGAATACAACCCTTACCGGGGCTATGAAACCTATACTCTTTTCGACGAGGAACATGGAAATGCTTCAGGAATGTTTAATAGAAATTATGAAGATTTCTATCCTAATAGCGTAAGCCAGTACGATCCGGGAAGCCTTTTTTATGCTGAAACCAACCTGGATCATCATAGAGAACATGTGCAGGACTGGCTTTGGAAAAAAGACAATTCTGTAGCTAAATATTATAAAAATGTGATGGGCTTTGACGGCTGGCGTTTTGATTATGTACTTGGTTATGAGCCCTGGGTGGTAAAAGACTGGCTTGATGAAGTTGGCGGATTTTCTGTTGCGGAACTCTGGGATGGAAATGCGAATATTTTGGCAAATTACGTGGAGGAAACAGGTAGCCGCGTTTTCGACTTTGCCGAATTTTATCGTCTGGAAGAAGGACTTGATCGAAATCATGATCTTAATTCATTTAAAGGAGGGGCTCTATGGAAAACTTATCCTGAAAAGGCGGTGACATTTACCGCAAATCATGATACCGAAAAAGATCCCAATCAAGATAATTTCATTTCTGCTGAAAATAAAATGAAAGCCTATGCCTTCATTCTTACCCATCCAGGTTACCCAACTATTTTTTATTCCGATTATGAAAACACCAGTTTTCAGGACGAAATAAAAAATCTTATCAAAATTCACAACAGCATAGCAACAGGAAGTTTAGAAGTACTTTATGTTGATGACGATGAATATGTAATGAAAAGAAATGGAACAGGTACAAACCCCGGATTAATTCTTTATATTAGCATCAGCAACAGTACAAAAAGACGTTCTGTTAGTTCAAACTGGAAAAATGTGACTTTGATGGATTATTCCGATCATTCGACATATCACCCTACCTCCGATGAAAATGGGGCGGTGACCATAGAAGCTCCGGCCAATGGATATACTATATGGTCTATTACGGAATAA